A genome region from Hevea brasiliensis isolate MT/VB/25A 57/8 chromosome 9, ASM3005281v1, whole genome shotgun sequence includes the following:
- the LOC110653287 gene encoding 3'-5' exonuclease-like — protein MGVTIEELCCSSKTQKYLVTIHHRLVQATVTSSRTVVDRWIKDHLQAPCHHHQKIVGLDIEWRPTFIRGSSQNPVGILQLCISKSCLIFQIYQATCIPRSLRNALSNPNIIYTGVRISGDTKKLYKDYDLETSCEADIASLAAQAFDHNEFKRSGLKTLVETIIGEELEKPKCVTMSNWDAKYLTPAQVKYACVDAYYSYKLGKLLRINVN, from the coding sequence ATGGGGGTCACCATTGAAGAACTTTGCTGTAGCAGTAAAACCCAGAAATACCTAGTCACCATCCACCACCGCCTTGTCCAGGCCACGGTTACCTCCTCACGGACTGTGGTAGACAGGTGGATCAAAGACCACCTTCAAGCTCCATGCCACCATCACCAGAAAATTGTTGGCCTTGACATAGAATGGCGTCCAACTTTCATACGCGGCAGCAGCCAGAATCCGGTGGGAATACTCCAACTCTGCATCAGCAAAAGCTGCCTCATCTTCCAAATTTACCAAGCTACCTGCATTCCTCGGTCCCTCCGGAACGCCCTCAGTAATCCTAACATCATCTACACTGGAGTTCGTATATCCGGTGACACAAAGAAGCTTTACAAGGACTATGACTTGGAGACATCTTGTGAAGCAGATATTGCAAGTCTAGCTGCACAAGCATTTGATCACAATGAATTTAAGAGATCCGGATTGAAGACTCTAGTGGAGACTATTATTGGGGAAGAATTGGAAAAGCCAAAGTGTGTGACTATGAGTAACTGGGATGCTAAGTACCTTACTCCTGCTCAAGTGAAGTATGCTTGTGTTGATGCTTATTATTCATATAAACTTGGAAAGCTACTTAGAATTAATGTGAACTAG